The Bos indicus x Bos taurus breed Angus x Brahman F1 hybrid chromosome 10, Bos_hybrid_MaternalHap_v2.0, whole genome shotgun sequence genome has a segment encoding these proteins:
- the LOC113899407 gene encoding epididymal secretory protein E3-beta-like — MASTLKALGSLLALLFPLCGLLVHSQNLSWREFMKQHHLSTNWEFSKYKCNDLMRERGIPKNKNYHIFIYTLWHKIERICLRNWRDPYRNVYIWAPYPFKTLKCIRKNSKSNYKDYKSYSYIEFHCSRNGFVDVVEDMRLLEVISN; from the coding sequence ATGGCATCCACTCTAAAGGCCCTAGGCTCTCTGTTGGCTCTGCTGTTTCCTCTATGTGGGCTCCTTGTACACAGCCAGAACCTTTCCTGGAGGGAATTTATGAAACAGCACCACCTGAGCACAAATTGGGAATTCAGCAAGTACAAATGCAATGATCTGATGAGGGAAAGAGGCATTCCAAAAAACAAGAACTATCACATCTTCATCTATACCTTATGGCACAAAATTGAGCGTATATGCCTGAGGAACTGGAGAGACCCCtacagaaatgtatatatatgggccCCATATCCCTTCAAGACACTCAAGTGCATCCGGAAGAACAGCAAAAGCAATTACAAAGATTACAAGAGCTACAGCTACATTGAATTCCATTGCAGCAGGAATGGGTTTGTTGATGTTGTAGAGGACATGCGGTTATTAGAGGTTATCAGCAACTAG
- the LOC113899576 gene encoding ribonuclease 4-like gives MALQRTQAFLLLLLLTLLGLGLVQPSYGQDRMYQRFLRQHVDPDETGGNDSYCNLMMQRRKMTSHQCKRFNTFIHEDLWNIRSICSTTNIQCKNGRMNCHEGVVRVTDCRETGSSRAPNCRYRAKAPPQVSL, from the coding sequence ATGGCTCTCCAGAGGACCCAGGCCTTTCTTCTGCTCTTGCTGCTGACCCTGCTGGGGCTAGGGCTGGTACAGCCCTCCTATGGCCAGGATCGCATGTACCAACGATTCCTAAGGCAACACGTGGACCCTGATGAGACAGGAGGCAATGACAGCTACTGCAACTTGATGATGCAAAGACGAAAGATGACTTCACATCAGTGCAAGCGCTTCAACACTTTCATTCATGAAGATCTTTGGAATATCCGTAGTATCTGCAGCACCACCAACATTCAGTGCAAAAATGGCCGGATGAACTGCCATGAGGGTGTAGTGAGGGTCACAGACTGCAGGGAGACAGGAAGCTCCAGGGCTCCCAACTGCAGATACCGGGCCAAGGCCCCACCACAAGTCAGCCTTTGA